The genomic stretch CGAGCACGAGGAAACGCATCACGTCCAGGGCAATGAATGATTCGGTAAAAGCCCGAAACAGGGGTCGGGCGATTTCGGCGAGAAGAAAGACAAAACCGTAGCCGTAGAGATCCACTCCTGAACGAGCCCCGTTTGACCGCATCCAGGTGCCCCACGCGAAGGCGAAGTCGTCGTGGTTGAAGTCGCGGCGAAACCACAACAGGATCCTGGGGAGAAGGGAAGCCGCGATCAGTAGAGCGGGAATCCATTCCAGCCGAGGGAGCCGAAGAGTACTCGGATGTTCCCCGGCTTCGGCCTCGGCTGCCGGCTCGCTCATCGTCGCCGCAGCCCCAGGATCGACAGGAAGAAGCTCGAGAGGATCGTCTGGAACCCGAGCGCGGTGAGCGTCACGCCCGGAATCACCCAGCGCATCGTCTTCTCGTAGTCGAGGTTCCCGAAGCTCACGGCTCGCCATTGGAAGATCGAAACGCCGAGTAGAGCCAGGCCTCCAAACATCGCGATCATTCCGGTCGCGACCCCTTTCTCGAGCGTGACGACCGGATACAGTCGGGAAAGCCGAAGATCGTGGGGCAGGAGCCCCTCTTCGATCGCGAAGACTTTCGTGAAGATCGCAAAAAGTATCGATTGGTAGCCGCAGATCAGCGCGAGGCTCGCAAAGAGGAGCGTGTGGACGTCAAGGGTGGCGCCGAAGATTCGCGCCCGCGGCATCGCGAGCGCGTATCCGACGATTCCGAGAAGGATCAGGAAGATTCCCGGCTGCAGAAAGAGCCAGCGCGGCGAGAGCATCAGATAGAACCGGAAGTGGCGCCACCCGTCCCGGAAAGTCTTCAGGTGCGGCGGATGGGTCGTGCGGCCGTCGCGGTGGAGCGTGATCGGGACTTCTTCCATCCGGGCATCCGCCAGAGCCGCCTTGATGACCATCTCCGACGCGAACTCCATCCCCGTGCAGCGAAGCTCGAGCCGCTGAAAGAGGTCTCGCCGGAAAGCGCGCATTCCGCAATGAACGTCGTGGATCGGCGCGTGGAACCAGCGGCGGACCATGCGGGAGAACATCGGGTTTCCCCAGACGCGGTGGAGGAAGGGCATCGCGCCCGGCTCGACGCGCCCGCCTCCCGACGGAAGGCGGCACCCCTGGACCAGCTCCGCTCCCCGCCGCAGCGGTTCGAGGAATTTCGGGGCTTCGGAAAGATCGTAGCTGTCGTCGGCGTCCGCC from Thermoanaerobaculia bacterium encodes the following:
- a CDS encoding glycosyltransferase family 2 protein → MSIVLPCLNEAETLPAVLRKARQALSDAGIHGEIVVADNGSTDGSREIAERLGARVVAVAERGYGAALMGGIAAARGEYVLMADADDSYDLSEAPKFLEPLRRGAELVQGCRLPSGGGRVEPGAMPFLHRVWGNPMFSRMVRRWFHAPIHDVHCGMRAFRRDLFQRLELRCTGMEFASEMVIKAALADARMEEVPITLHRDGRTTHPPHLKTFRDGWRHFRFYLMLSPRWLFLQPGIFLILLGIVGYALAMPRARIFGATLDVHTLLFASLALICGYQSILFAIFTKVFAIEEGLLPHDLRLSRLYPVVTLEKGVATGMIAMFGGLALLGVSIFQWRAVSFGNLDYEKTMRWVIPGVTLTALGFQTILSSFFLSILGLRRR